Sequence from the Cuculus canorus isolate bCucCan1 chromosome 24, bCucCan1.pri, whole genome shotgun sequence genome:
ggcggggccagggcgATCCGGGCCAATtagggggcggggccagggcgATCCGGGCCAATCAGAGGGCGGGGCCAGGGCGATCCGGGCCAAtcagggggcggggccagggcgATCTCGGCCAATCAGAggcggggagaggggcggggctGGGGCCTCCGGGCCAATCGGCGAGGCGGGCGCTGCCGCAGGGGGGGGGATTCGAACGCGGCACCGCCCCCTGCGCGCGCGGCGAGCGGGACCCGGGGGCGGGCGGTGAGGGGGGGGCGGGAATGGGGGACTCGGGAATCGGGGTGCGGGGCGGGGGACCCCCCGGGGCGGGACTGGGACCCCCTGGGATAAGGACTGGGAGCCctgggattgggatggggagCTCTGAAATGGGAACTGGgagccctgggatggggactgggaccctgggatgggactgggagctTTGGCGTGGGGACTGGGAACCGCTGGGATCGGGACTGGGAGCCCTGGGATAAGGACTGGGAgcctgggatggggactgggacCTCTGAGATCaggactgggagctgctgggatggggactgggagctTTGAGATCAGAACTGGGAGCTCTGAGATCGGGACTGGGAACCGCTGGGATTGggactgggagctctgggatggagactgggagccctgggatgggactgggagctCTGAGATTGGGACTGGGACCCgctgggatggggactgggagtCTTGGGATAGGGACTGGGAActgctgggatggggactgggagctTTGAGATCGGAACTGGGAGCTCTGAGATTGGGACTGGGAACTGCTGGGATGAggactgggagctctgggatgGGAACTGGGAGCTCTGAGATCAGGACTGGGAACCgctgggatggaactgggagctctgggatgggaactgggagccctggggtgggaactgggagccctggggtgggaactgggagctctgggatCGGGACTGAGAGCTCTGAGATTgggactgggagcgctgggatgGGAACTGGGAGCCTTGGGATCGGAACTGGGAGCCTTGAGATCGGGATTGGGAGCTCTGGGATGGGAACTGGGAGCTCTGGATTGGGATTGGGACCCTggggtgggaactgggagccctggggtgggaactgggagcccTGGGATGGGAACTGGGAGCTCTGGATTGGGATTGGGACCCTGGgatgggaactgggagccctggggtgggaactgggagcccTGGGATGGGAACTGGGAGCTCTGGATTGGGATTGGGACCCTGGgatgggaactgggagccctggggtgggaactgggagcccTGGGATGGGAACTGGGAGCTCTGGATTGGGATTGGGACCCTGGgatgggaactgggagccctggggtgggaactgggagctctgggatggggactgggagcccTGAGATTGAGACTGGGAACCCTGGAACTGGGACCTttgggatggggactgggatcGGGGTGTGGGACTGGGCCCCCTGGGATGAggtgggggtccctgggtgggCGCCCCCCGGTTTGTCCCCCCGGCCGTGCCGCGCGCTGGCACTGCTGTCTCCGGTGGCACAAAGTCCCGATTGTCCCTGGCACCACGGGTGCCATTCCCGGGCGCCGGCTGGTGCCACCCGGGCACCCCCGAGGGCCTGGGACAAGTCGGGGacgggggacactgggggtctgggggtcaccttctgcccccccagcagcccctgtGCCGGAGCCACGGCGATGGCCGAGGAGCGAGGTAGGACAGTGCCAGCGCCTCGTCCCCCCGTGTCCGTCCCGGTGCTGGGGGACGGGgctccccccatgtccccagatGAACGCTTCATCACCGAGGAGAGCTTCGACTTTGGGGTCCTGTCTCCTGACGACAGGTgagggggggacgggggggacatCCCACCCCATGGCTGGGGTCCTGGGGGACATCCCACCCCATGGCTGGGGTCCTGGGGGACATCCCACACCATAGATGGGGTCCTGGGGGACATCCAACCCCATAGATGGGGTCCTGGGGGACATCCCACACCATAGATGGGGTCCTGGGGAACATCCCACCCCATGGATGGGGTCCTGGGGGACATCCCACCCCATAGATGGGGTCCTGAGGGACATCCCACCCCATGGATGGGGTCCTGGGGAACATCCCACCCCATAGATAGGGTCCTGGGGGACATCCCACCCCACAGATGGGGTCCTGGGGGACACGGAGGATATCCCACTCTGGGGGAGGTGGTCCTGGGGGACATCCCACCCCACAGATGAGGTTCTGGGGGACATTGGGATGTCCCACCCCATGGCTGGAATCCTGGGGGACATCCCACCCCACAGATGGGGATCTGTGGGACACGGGGGATATCCCACTCTGGGGCAGGTGGTCCTGGGGGACATCCCACCCCATAGATGGGGTCCTGGGGGCCATTGGGACATCCCACCCTGTGGccagggacactggggacatcAGGACATCCCACCCATGGCTGTGGTCTGAAGGATCCTGGGGGACATCCACCTCCTAGTTGGGGTTCTGGGGACATCAGGACATCCCACCCCATTGCTGGGGTCCTGGGGGACATCCCACCCCATGGACAGCATCTTGGCATCATGGGGGATGTCCCACCTTCTGAACAGggccctgggatggggactgggagctCATCTCACCTGGAGAACATCTCACCCCATGGATGGGTTcttgggggacattggggacatccCACCCTCTGAACAAGGCCCTGGGGGACATGGAGAACATCTCACCCCATGGATGGGTTcttgggggacattggggacatccCACCTTCTGAACAAGGCCCTGAGGGACATGGAGAACATCTCACCCTATGGATGGGTTCTTGGGGGACATTGGAGATATCCTGAACAGGATCATGGGGGATGTCTCACCCCATAGCTGGGGTCCTGGGAGACATGCCACCCCACGGCCAAGGTtctgggggacatgggggatgtGCCACCTCATGGCTGGGGTTATGGGGGATAGCACCCAGGGTGGCACGGGGGGGACACATGCCACCTCCTGGCCATGGTTGGATGACACACGGGGTGGGAATGGTTGAGGTGGCCAGGACAGGGCTAATGCTGGCCTTGCCCCCGCAGCCGCGAGGAAGAGGAGGGCGAGGAAGGGGCCGGGGGAGCTTGGAGCCTCCTGAGCGGCTCCCGGCTGGAGGAGATGATGCGGGAGGCGACgcagctggcagcacagctggagcagtGCCGGCTGCCCCTCCCCGACACCCCCagtccccgcagcccccgccgccAGACCTTCGTGGTGAAGGACAGCCCAGTGCGGGCGCTGCTGCCCACCGTGGAGTCCCCCCCGGCCCTCAAGGTATGGGACACCACGGGAGGGTGGTCCCAGTATAGCCCCACACCCCCTTCCCACCAGGGCTGAAGTCCTAAACCCacccaaaccccatcctggagggattcccagtgctcccagtatggccccacaCTGCCtttccccccagaccccatccTGGAGGgattcccagtgctcccagtatggccccacaCCGCCTTTCCCCCCAGACCCTATCCTGAGAGGttgtcccagtgctcccagtatggccccacaCCGCCTTTCCCCCCAGACCCTATCCTGGGAGGttgtcccagtgctcccagtatggccccacaCTGCCTTTCCCCCCAGACCCTATCCTGGGAGGttgtcccagtgctcccagtatggcccccCATCACAGTCCCAGTCCTGGACTACTCCCAAACCCCATCCTGGGGTGGGtgattcccagtgctcccagtatggccccacaCCACCTTCCCACCAGGGCTGAAGTCCTAACCTGCCCAAACCCCATCCTAGGAGGttgtcccagtgctcccagtatggccccacacagcctttccccccAGACCCTACCCTGGGAGGttgtcccagtgctcccagtatggccccacaCCGCCTTTCCCCCCAGACCCTATCCTGGGAGGGAGTCCTGGACTACTCCCAAACCCCATCCTGGGGTGGAtgattcccagtgctcccagtatggccccacaCCACCTTCCCACCAGGGCTGAAGTCGTACCCCCCACCCCACTCCGAACCCCACCCTGAGTGgggtcccagtgctcccagtatggccccacaCCAGGTTCCCAGTCCTAGcccacccccagaccccatccTGGTgtgggggggtcccagtgccaccccaatgtccccccgTCCTCCGCTCTCTCTTCCAGGTCTCGCCCAGCTGCCCCCGCCCCATGGCGCCCAGAGCCCCCCCCGGGGCCAGGGCCCCCCCCAGCAGCCGCTCAGGCCCCCCCCGgccgggaccccccccagggcaggggggcagCGCCCGCGGCCAGCGCGAGCCACCACGcctggggacagcggggacagcAGGTACAGGGGATGGGACAGTTGGGGGGCACCCAGCCATGGGGCACCACACTATGGGGTGT
This genomic interval carries:
- the PSRC1 gene encoding proline/serine-rich coiled-coil protein 1; amino-acid sequence: MAEERGRTVPAPRPPVSVPVLGDGAPPMSPDERFITEESFDFGVLSPDDSREEEEGEEGAGGAWSLLSGSRLEEMMREATQLAAQLEQCRLPLPDTPSPRSPRRQTFVVKDSPVRALLPTVESPPALKVSPSCPRPMAPRAPPGARAPPSSRSGPPRPGPPPGQGGSARGQREPPRLGTAGTAGTGDGTVGGHPAMGHHTMGCAHTMGHPNLGGPTPWGNHTMGHPNLGGPTPWA